A window of Gammaproteobacteria bacterium genomic DNA:
GGCAATCGCCTCAACTGCTATTGTGACGACTGTCAGACATTTGCGAGGCACTTAGGAGAAGACAAAAGCATTCTCGACGAATATGGTGGTACCGATATTGTGCAACTACCAATCTCATCTATTAAGATCACACAAGGCCTCGAACATCTTCAATGTTTACGTTTAACGCCCAAAGGCTTGTATCGTTGGTATACAGGCTGTTGTAAAACCCCAATCGGCAATACCGTTTCTTCCCGTGTTCCATTTATAGGCCTAATCCATAATTTTGTCGACATGACAAAAGGCATTGAAGCTTTATTCGGCCCGGTCTATGGTGCGGTACAGACAAAATCTGCTAAACCCGGCTTTGTAAAGAGCGACACATATCACTCGGAATTGCGAACGACATTACGATTTTTGTTTAAGATTATGGTCTGGAAAATGAAAGGTCTGACAAAACCCAATGTATTCTTCCAAGACAATGGCCATACGATAATTAAAACGCACATACTTGAATAATTTGTAATGTGTCAGAGTTTGATACTTGTATAGCCACGCTATAGTCACTTCTCAAAAGCTAAGGATAAGGATTAATGATTCCAGTTCTGAATAAAATCGATCACGTCCACATCTACGTCCCTGAACGCGACGTTGCCGCCGAGTGGTACAAACAGAATCTCGGGTTTTCGATCATCAAGGAATTCGAGTTTTGGGCCGAGCATCCCGGTGGTCCTTTGACCATATCCCATGGTGAGGTACATCTTGCTTTATTCAAGCGCGACAGGGAGTCCAAAACCGAAGTGGCGTTTGGGGTTAGCGGTGAGGATTTTCTGCAATGGAAAACCCATCTGGAGAAATTGGAAATCCTTGATCGCTGCAATGACCACGGTAAAGCCTGGTCACTTTATTTCCGTGATCCTTATGAGAATCATTTTGAAATTACGACATATGATCACGATTTCATCGTGTCAAATTCCAGCCTAAAGTAGCGACACGCCCAAAAGTAGACCTTTTCATATTTTTAAAACATTAATCAACCTGATTGGTTTAATCGATAAAAAAGCCTTTTTCAATGCTATAAAAAACTAAATCAAATAACTTTAAAAGTATCGACGAAACAATGGAGTAAAAAATTAAAAATCTAGTAATTGTGTTTGCGTCTATGCTGCTGATTTCAGGCTGTACTTCCATGCGGGCCGTTGAATATACATCGTATGATCTGCAAGCAAGAATTTCCTCAGGTGATTTGATAAATATCGGCGACACAGTGCGAGTGGTTAAAACGGATGGCACAGTGCACAAGTTTACAGTTAGCAAACTAAGCAACACGAATATACAAGGTAGAGACTTGAATATCGCTATTTCGGATATCGCTCGCTTGGAGGTCAAGCAATTCAGTGCAACCAAGAATGCAATTTGGATTGGCGCTGTGGTCGGGATTGCTGCACTGTTGTCAACTGCAGAAACAGAAACGTCGAGTGGTAATACTGTTTGTTTTATTTGTCCTTAGGTATATTTGTTCTGGGTTTTATTGAGCCAGATCAAAGTTTACTTATGCGCTATGCCTAAACTGTCCTTAATAATAAATAACTCTAAGGATTTCCCATGCAAGATTTCCCCCATTTGTACACGGTTTCAGTCAGCACCAAACCCGACAGTCATGTAACGGTAGAAGCAGACAACCTGCCAAGCTTTGAAGCCGCGCCACCTGCGGCCTTTGGTGGTCCCGGTAATCTTTGGTCACCCGAAGACTTACTCATGGCCGCAGCAGCCAATTGTTTGGTTTTATCTTTCAAGGCGATAGCCAGAGCGTCAAAACTCGAGTGGCTATCGATTGAGTGCGAGTCCCGGGGAACTCTGGATAAAGTCGAGCGAAAATTATTGTTCACCAAGGTCCTGTCGACGGTAAAGCTGCGTATTCCTCAGGATGGATCGGTTGAAAAGGCTGAAAAACTCTTGCATAAAGCCGAAGCGGCTTGTCTGGTCACTAACTCCATGAGCGCCGAAGTTGAGCTGGAATGTGAAGTTGTGAATGTGCCGGTGTTGTAATCCCGTTACAACTGATTCGGACCTTGCTACTGTGATTTCAATGCCTCATGCCGGGTCCATTGCTTGATGACATGCTGTAACTGTTCAAAGGTTGCCTGATAATCGGCATATCGGTATTGATACTGTTGATTGATATGGTGCATTATGTTTTGCGTCTGCTCGGTGTATTTGGGTAACACGGCCCATTGCAAGCGATTGTTTTTACGCATCACGATTTGCCCGTCCAGTTTGCCAGTGATCAATTGCACAAAAGAATCGCGCTCGGTTTCAGCCGCTCGGTTAATGCAATGAAAATAGTTTTTCAGATCATTATCCAGTATCGCGATACTGGCGCGGTCGTAGTGTTGAGATACGGCATCCAGATTGTCCACTTTGGGCAGTGCACAGGTGTACGCGGGTAAATGGAAGTTGTCCAAACTGTGCTGACCACGGTCTTGTATATTGCGATCATCTAGCTCGCGACGCTGATAGGGTTTGGTGAAGGCATCAATATTATTTAATGCCTTTTGCTTTCTTACCAAGTCATCATCGGCAAGTGATTCTGTGCGAATTGTCGGACTAAGCTTGATCTCGCGTGTGTAGTCAGGCGCTTTATGTTCAGGTACCTCAATGTCCATCTCTAATGTCGGAACTTCTAATATAGTAATTTCTAATGCCGGAACTTCAACTGCAGAAACTTCATAGTCACAAGATTTGACTGCGTTATTTTCCATTCCTTTTGCGTAGGCGCCAGGCTCAACAAGGCACTGATTGGCATCTATTGCTGTGCTTGAGAGTGTTAAAGTGAAAATTATTAAGAGTGGATTCATCGTGAAATATAAATTAAAGATACAATTCAAATTCTACACTATTTTCTTTTCCCTAATACGATTCGATCGTTATAGTCGTTAATGATTTATTTCATGGCCAAAGTACGCCATGAAAATCACAAACCACATAGGTTTTTGAGTCTTTTATTACTGGTTTTCGCACCCAATGTACTCTTCCAGGATAATGGTCAAACAATGGTAAACCAATAATTGTTAAACATTAATAAATTGAGTCAAAGTAGAGTAAGTATAAGTCAGCCTTTTAATTGCAATTTACAAACATGAAACTGAAATCATTACTATTGATAGTCATTCTTTCACTAGCATCCTGTACAACGGTTGACTACGACACCGGTAAAACAAATACACCTGCGTGGTTGCTTGTTGATGATTTCGAATCGAACGATCTATCCGCCTGGATCAATAAAGACACTCGCAACGATACCAATCCTAAAATTGCGAATCCTCAAATTACAATAATCAAGCAAGAAGCATCAGGTAATCATTATCTACTAAAAAAACCGGCTGCAGACGGTGTGGTCGGTAATCGTAAAGCCTTAAGTTACGTTAAGCTTCCGGTGGCTGTTGAAGTTGGCGATATATACACGTTTTATTCCCGTTTTGCCATTGAGGCATTTCCCAATAATCACATATTTGGCATAAGTAATCTATCCGCTAAAGGCATTGCCGAGCATGATTACAACGCCTTTGAACCCAGTCTCAGGATCACTGACAAAGCCGAGTCAGACGGTTCCAGAAATGACGGTACCTTAATGGTCAAGCAGGACAAAGGCTAAGCGAAAATATTCAATTCCTTAAATCAAAAAGACGCTGAGCCATTAAAGCCCATGATCTGGTACGAAGTCTGGATGGTCGTGAACAATAAACCAAGTAGTGAAGGTGGCCAAGCCTATGATGTTTATTTACGTGGTGGCGAATTCGACGAACAGCAACTGGTTTACCAAGGTGCAGATTTTAGAATGCGGCGGGAATTATCCTTGCAATATTTTCTAGCCAATTGCAATACCGGCCCAAAAGATAAGCCCTACGGAAATGGCGGTGTTCTCTATGATGATATTTACATGGCGGAAGGTGTGGAGTTATCATCTCCCATAAGAAATAAACAAAATTAGACAGAGTCGTTACCGCATAATTCTAAGCAGCAATTCGCTCATTTAATGCTATTATTGGAATGGAGTCTAATCCCAATAATTAAAATTAAAGTACCACTATGCGAACTGTAAAATACCTTTTGATATTGTTAATAAGTCTGTTAGTTTTTACATGGCCATTAACTGCTGATGAACCCGTTCTGGATTACAAACACCCGATACAGATCACCTCCTATTATTGGCAGATCAAAAGTGAAGCACCGGATATCTTACAAATATTTCAAAACGACAAAGTCGCACCATTGACGGAATACGAACTGTCCGGTTGCATGTTCTGTTCCGGTGAAGAAGATGGCTGTGACACAGATGGTGTGTCCAGTCTTACCTTGGAGGAAAATCCGAATGAGCCGCTGGTTATGGCCGTTTGTCACGTGGGCGCACATAGCAGGCTGTTGCAGGTTTTCGCACCCTTGCGAGATAACGAGGACGCCGTGTTCAGTACAACCGGCGCCTACACTATCGATTATGAAATGACCGGGCAGGGTATCAAAGTAACCACCGATCATCGTAATTACGAGTCTGATGAAGCGGGTGAATTTACCCAACGCACCGAATATTGGCCAAAAGCGAGTTATCCCGATAATTCACGAGCCGTCTATAGTTATGAGATCTACGACTTGGCCAGCAATCCCGATACCCGACATCTCAAAAAGTTGCTCAGGTCCAATCCACACGCCTGGGATACCGGCGAAGATTATCTGAGTGATACTCCGGTGGGCATTGCGATCGCGGCGGGTAATCTGGGAGCCTTGAAACTATTTGTAGAGCACGGTTATGATCTCAATCCATCCGAATGGTTTTCACATCCGGTGCGCAAGATCAGTCCATACACGGGAAGAGCCGAGCCGGAGCATATGCAAATGCTCGAATGGATATTGAGTCAGATCGAAAGAAATCCGGATATTGATTATCACTTGCAGGACTTTGTCGCAAACAATCATTACCAAGGTGCTGAAATCTTATTGAAGCATGGCATAGACCCCAATATCTGGATTCAAAACTGGAAAAGTGCCTGGGACATTAGCGATGATACTCAGATGCGAAATTTGCTGGAATCCTACGGAGGCGAAAGTAATTTTCGCAAGGTACTCGTAGTTGGCAGTTTACTTTTGTTACTCGTCGGGCTCTTGTTGCGCTATCTATTAAAGCCTAAACAAACGGTGCAAGCTGGTAAGGCGTCACTTCCGGAGCGCAATCCTAAAAAGGGGAAATTATATACCGTAATCGGTTTGCTTATTCTTCTTGTTGGTTCAGTGGGTGCATTGCTGACCCGCTATGGCAGTGCATTGGGTCTGGATCGTCCGGATGGTGCAATCATTTTTTATATCGTTGGATTGTTGATGGCTGCTTTGGGTATAAAATTCATCAGCAGTGGACGTAAATTACAAATGCTGTATGCCGAAACACTGGTACAAAATCATACAGGCGAACGACCATTATTTTTATACTTGCGTTCCTTTAAGTTGGATGAAGAGGATAAACAAGACATAGTGCTGCCCGGCGGTCTGAGTGTCTCGATCAATCCTTGGGAAAGCAGTCTTTCAGTAGCCTTTGGCCGAGTTGGCGAGATGGTTGCTATTGGGCGGCCAGGCGAAAAACTTGCAACCACTGGTGCCTCGCGTCTTTATGTGACCGATGATGAATGGCAAGACAAGGTGTTGGAACTGATCGATAAAACCGATCTGGTTATTTGGACCTTCGGGGATACAAAAGGGCTACGCTGGGAAATTTCACGTTTGGTACAAGTTGTCCCGCCGGAAAAACTTATCATCGCCATGCCCTTCTATGACAAGAAAATGAGTGTGCGCAAAGAGATTTGGCAAGGTGCACAAGCCATGCTAAATGAAACTTTGGAAAAACCATTACCTGGTGAAGTAGGTGAATCCCTGTTTATTGCCTTTGATCAAGACTGGAATGCCCACTGGGTTAAGACTGATCCGCCTTCAGTAGGGTCGCGAATTGCAAGCATGGGATTCTGGAACCGCGCCACTAGAGGTGTGCGCTCGCTACTGAAATCTCGCGGATATGCTTATCCGGAATTGTTACTGGGAGAAAAAATTGCCTACGGGTTCTTGGCTGCACTGGGATGGATATTGGTCGGAACTGTTCTGGTTATGCTGTACGGGTTTATACAGTCATTCTTTTGAGCAATCGCTAATTCATGACCATTGACACTAAGCCTAAATCAACGAATCTGTTTAATGATCAGGTTCCCATTGCAATAGGAATCACCGGGCACAGGAATATACATCCTGATACCATTGACCGTATACGGCAGCAATTGACAAAAGTTTTTACAGACTTAAAAATCAGTTATCCCAATAGTCCTCTAGTCCTGTTGACACCACTCGCTGAAGGTGCCGATCAGTTGGCCGCAGAAGTTGCTCTTGAGCAAGGCGTTGAAATTTATGCTGTTTTGCCGATGACTCAGGATGAATACGGCAAAGATTTTTCCACGTCTGAGCAACGTAAGCGGTTTGATCGATTGTTTGATACAGCGGTATGTCATAAATCTCTTAATAAATTCGACCCGCAAGCACAAAGAGATCTTTGTTATGCGTATGTGGGTAAATGGTTGGTTGATTACAGTGACCTGATGCTAGCGCTGTGGAATGGAGAAACCAATGATCTGACCGGCGGCACTGCCGAGGTTGTGAATTATGCTGTTAATAATGTGTTTCCCAGTCTTAAGACGCAACTAGAAGCCGATCACTGGCCCCGTGATAAGAAAGCGGTTATTCATATTGACACGCTTCGCCGGAGTGAAGACCAAAGTAAAGAGCAATCTGAAAGAGAAATGGTTTATCTTGAATCAGGTCAACGTGCTCAGGATATTCAGAATATTCCTTATGCAGGTTCGATTGCCGGATTGGAATTGTTATCACAGATTGAAAAATATAATCAAACCACTGCGGATGCTACTGAACCGGGTTATCCATTAACTACGCATGAAGAATCAAAATTACCCCTGCATCTAAGATTTTTACACAGGCTCTATAGAAAGTCAGATAATGTTGCTAATAGTTATCAAAAATCATTTCGTGCTTACACGCAAATTTTCTTCACACTAACAGCCATTCTTTTGCTAATACTTTTGTTGTATTTCCGGGTACTGCCTTTTACCTATGTGATAGTTTGTTATCTGGTTGTTTATCTCATAACACTGTTGGTTTCCATGCGTTTAAGGAATACAGACGCACAAAAAAAGTATCAGCTATACCGATTGCTCGGAGAAACCTCGCGATTGTTTTTCTTTTTTGCTGTGTCTGAGGAAACAACCGGACAACGCCATTCTGTCTTGAATTCAGCTAGAGAAGCGCATTATTTTCTGCGTAAACTGGGGGATGAAAATCGCTGGATAATGAATCTGTTTCGCAAAAAAGAGTTATATGATCCACTGGCTAGCAAGCTTATTGATAAAGAGACTGCAGATGTGGCGGCTGATGCATTACAAACTGTAAAAAATCATTGGGTACATGATCAGCACAAATATTTTTCTAACGCGAGTCAACGTGACAGAGGGAAACTCGTAAAATTGAACCGCATCGGGCTTTGCTTGTTCGTGCTTTCGTTTATCTCGGGAGTGTTGCTTCTGCTAATTAAATACGCAGGCTTAAACTATTCCACGACAATAGTTGCTGTGTTAGGCATGGCGATTGCAGCAAGTGCCGGTTTGGGTGGTATTGTCAAATCATATGCTTTCACAATGGGGTATTCGGAACTGGCCGGGCGCTACGAGTTGATGGAAAGCCTGTTTTCTGAAGCCTATCAGAGGATAAGCTCAGAACAAGATGAGGCGGTAACAATTATTGATCAGTTGTGGTGGGAAGCCTTTATGGAAAATATTGAATGGTTCTCATTAAAAAATTCACGAATGGTTAACACCATCGATATTAAAAAATTTGTAAAAGAGCTTATCAACCTGACCAGACTTTAACTCCCATATACAATCAAAACTACAGGCATTGTTACGGATTGATGAGCACATCACTGAGTAGCCAGCGATAACCGCCGGAAATTGACACCATTTCATCCAGTTTCCATACACTGCCTTCCCAAACAAAGCTGTAGATCAAAGTAATTTCATGATCAAAGTTCTTGAACGATGCTCTAACAGTTGCGTTTAATCCGTTGACTTGAACCGGATAAACCACAAGGTCTTTGATCAAGGCGTCCTGGCCATTAACAAAAGGATCGAAGCCAAGGAATAGATCATCATGTTGCTTACGGTTATTTTCAAATAGCTCGATCAGGTGTTTTGAGAGTAATGTTGAGTACATATCAGGCTCAGACGTCCAAAAAGCCTCCAGATTGTCGCCTTGATAGAATCCTTCAACTAGTTTTTGTAATTTTTGTGCGAGTTTTTTCTTTTTTGGAACTTTTGGAATATTTGCTGGGGAGGTAGCATTCACCACATTGCTCGTACTTTCGAATGACTCATCAGTAGAAATATCAGCCAAAGCTGGAGTAACTACAGCCAGGCAAATTATTATGAGTGAAGTTGTGTATAGTTGTATCATATCTGTATCTTTTTATGATTGATTCAGAGTGTGAGCAAACCCTGTACCAGTAGGTAATAGTAACAGGCAATTGTGAATTATTTCAGTAGCAGGCTTATCTCCCAGAATTGAATAATACATTTAAAATAAAGTAGAAACTATTATGAAAAAATTATTACTGTTTTCAGCACTACTTGGTCTCACCAGTGTAGCATTTGCAAAAAATCAGGAAAATCAATTAGATGAACTCTCGTCCCAAGTCTATCCTCAAGTTGTTGAGCTTCGTCGTTGGTTTCATGAACATCCAGAGTTGAGTAATCGTGAATTCAATACCTCCAAACGCATAACTGAAGAATTGGAAAAGCTTGGATTAAAACCCGTGTCCGGAATTGCTAAAACCGGGGTGGTCGCACTCCTGAAAGGCGCTAAGCCGGGTCCAACGGTGGCTCTACGTGCCGACATCGATGGACTTCCGGTCACTGAGAAAACCGGATTGCCATTTGCCTCACAAGCCACATCCGAATTTGCCGGAAAAAAAGTGGGCGTAATGCATGCCTGTGGTCACGACAGTCACATTGCCATGTTACTCGGTGCGGCAAAGATTCTTGTTGAGCTTAAAGAGGAACTTGCGGGAGATGTGTTATTTATTTTTCAACCGGCGGAAGAGGGTGCGCCTCCCGGTGAAGAAGGCGGCGCCGAGCTAATGCTGAAAGAAGGTTTGTTTGAAAAATACCAACCCGATGTGATCTTTGGCATGCATGTTGGGTTAAATATGCCAGGCGGACAGATTGCGGTTCGACCGGGTCCTGCCATGGCAGCTGTAGATATGTTTGAACTGAAAGTAACGGGCAAACAAACGCATGGAGCCAGACCCTGGGGTGGCGTCGATCCGATCGTTACGGCCTCACAGATCATTGTGGGCTTACAAACGATCGTTGCGCGTCAGACCAATATCACCAAAGCTCCGGCCATTGTTACGGTGGGCAAGATCGACGGCGGTGTGCGCCATAATATTATTCCGGATGAAGTGAATCTCTGGGGGACCATTCGTAATTTCGATATGAACATCCGTGATGATATTCACGCCAGTATCGAAAAGATTGCTACGAACATTGCCGAGAGTGCAGGCGCGAAAGCCGAGCTGACAATTCAGGAAGGCTATCCGGTCACGGTCAATGACCCGGAATTAACGGCAAAGATGTTGCCTACCTTGCAAAGAGTGTCAGGTGAAACCGCCGTGATCACACCCGATCTGGTAACCGGTGCCGAAGACTTTTCCTTTTTTGCCAATGAAGTCCCTGGTGTTTTCCTGTTTTTAGGTTCTGTAGAACCAGGCAGCGACCCTAAAAAAGCATACTCCAATCATTCCCCGCATTTCACCATTTACGAGCCCACTATGCAAACCGGCGTGCGGGCATTTGTGAATTTAACTTTTGACTATATGGCCATGCACCTGGAAGACTGATATTTCAAGCTTGTTAAATGGTGCAATAAATCGCTGAATAGACCCAGATTCTGCACAATAAGTGCTAATTAACTTATTGATTTAATTGATTATAAAGCATTTACGTTTCAATCAATTGCAAAGTAATGTAAAGTGAAGAGATTAGCGTCAACAATAATGGATGAGTTACATAATGTCGGCAAAACCAGGAATCTTTAAACGCATCATTGGACAATTGACTGGCCAATACCCGACCCTGTCGGAGGATGCTGTTCAGACTGATGACACCAGCGAAGCGGTTTTACAGCCAAAGACCAGCAAACCACAACGATCGGATGAGTTAGTGGTGTCGGGTGAGATCCATAAGATCAAAGAATTTGCCTATAACAAAGACGGGCGTATGCGCCATGATGCGCTCAACAAACTTGCCGCTTTGAATGACCCGGAAACCCTACCTATTTTGTATGCGCGCGCCAATGACTGGGTGCCTGAAATTCGCAATAAGGCAATTTCGGCGATTGTGGATCTAACCACCAAACAAAACGCGGCTATCTTTGTTAAATACCTGCCGAATCTTTATCACCTCAAGAAATGTACGCGCTGGAAACACGATGGCTTGGTAGCGGACATTGAAAATTATTTGATGGAACAGGATAACGTCATTCATTTGCTCGATGGTATATCAAGTAAGGATCAAAAACTGGCAACGGCCTGTTTCCGATTGGTCATAGATAATGAGCTTGCACCAGTTGAAGACTTTGTACTAAATGGCTTAAAGCATAATCACCAGAGAATTCGAATTAAATGTTCGCATTTGCTTAAGGATCTGGAAGACGACTTACGACAAAAAGCCCTGGATATTGCCATCAGGGACCGCAATGTCGCGGTACGACGTGAAGCCTTTATGCAAAGTATCAAAAGCTGGGGTAGTGAACCACTGGCCAAGGAAAAATTGTTTGACCCTCATCACAGCATTCGTGAAATTGCAACATTACACCTGGGTAAATCCGGTTCCGATGTGCAATATACCTATTTGCGTCATTTAAATGATGAAGACCCCAAAACTTTGCGATATGCAATTTGGGGTATTGGATTTCTGAAAGGCAAGGAGTGTGTGCAGTTGATCAAACCATTTCTGGAGCATGAGAATGCCAGTGTACGACATCAGGCAAAAATTACTCTTGAGAGTCTGTCTAATGCGCCAGAACGCTTTCTGGACACGGTTGAATGGAATTCAATAGACACTTTCTATTGATCAGTTGAGATTTAGCCTACTAACCTAGCTTCCAAAACTTCTTCCAGTTTTTGTGGCTTGCCCACAAAAAAACCTTGCGCATATTTGCAGCCAATGTTGCTTAGAATTTCGAAAATTACCTCGTTTTCAACACCTTCGACCAATACATCTGCATTTAATGCTTTACACATGCTGACCATGCTTTTTACCAGAGCAAGTGAGCGATCATCTTCCAGAATTTCACTGGCAAATGCCTGGTCGATCTTGATGGTATCAAAATCCAGTTTGTGTAATAGACTCAGGTTGGAATAGCCCGTTCCAAAGTCGTCTAAAGCGACCCGCATGCCATGCTGATGACATAACTGAATAGTGCGTTGTACTTCGCTGTGCTCAAGTGCCAGGCCTTCTGTTATTTCGAGTTTAAAACTTTCCTCGGGGATTTGATTCTGCTCAACCCGGTTAGTAATTAACTCGATCAAACCCGGGTGCGATAATTGTCGGCCCGAAATATTTACTGCCACAAAGGGCACAACTTTATCTGTGGAGTATTGCATGAATTGCTTGATTGCAGCACATACAGTATCAATCACGTATTCGCCCACCTCAAAGATCAAAGAGGTTTCTTCGGCCAGCGTAACAAACTCGGTTGGCAGGATCTGTCCGTGTTCCGGGTGATCCCAGCGTACCAGGGCTTCGTAGCCTGCGATTTTATTGGATTCAACATCGAGAATGGGTTGATAACGCACGTCAAGATCGTCATTCTGAATTGCCGCGCGCAATTGACCCTCGAGTCGAATTTTTTCAATCGTTACACGTTCAAAAATATTGGTATCAGAGAAAAGTTCGGTTTGCGACTCACCTTTTAAGTTTGCCAAAGTGCTGCGATAACG
This region includes:
- a CDS encoding VOC family protein yields the protein MIPVLNKIDHVHIYVPERDVAAEWYKQNLGFSIIKEFEFWAEHPGGPLTISHGEVHLALFKRDRESKTEVAFGVSGEDFLQWKTHLEKLEILDRCNDHGKAWSLYFRDPYENHFEITTYDHDFIVSNSSLK
- a CDS encoding mechanosensitive ion channel, encoding MLLISGCTSMRAVEYTSYDLQARISSGDLINIGDTVRVVKTDGTVHKFTVSKLSNTNIQGRDLNIAISDIARLEVKQFSATKNAIWIGAVVGIAALLSTAETETSSGNTVCFICP
- a CDS encoding OsmC family peroxiredoxin — its product is MQDFPHLYTVSVSTKPDSHVTVEADNLPSFEAAPPAAFGGPGNLWSPEDLLMAAAANCLVLSFKAIARASKLEWLSIECESRGTLDKVERKLLFTKVLSTVKLRIPQDGSVEKAEKLLHKAEAACLVTNSMSAEVELECEVVNVPVL
- a CDS encoding DUF3828 domain-containing protein; the encoded protein is MIQLYTTSLIIICLAVVTPALADISTDESFESTSNVVNATSPANIPKVPKKKKLAQKLQKLVEGFYQGDNLEAFWTSEPDMYSTLLSKHLIELFENNRKQHDDLFLGFDPFVNGQDALIKDLVVYPVQVNGLNATVRASFKNFDHEITLIYSFVWEGSVWKLDEMVSISGGYRWLLSDVLINP
- a CDS encoding amidohydrolase, whose translation is MKKLLLFSALLGLTSVAFAKNQENQLDELSSQVYPQVVELRRWFHEHPELSNREFNTSKRITEELEKLGLKPVSGIAKTGVVALLKGAKPGPTVALRADIDGLPVTEKTGLPFASQATSEFAGKKVGVMHACGHDSHIAMLLGAAKILVELKEELAGDVLFIFQPAEEGAPPGEEGGAELMLKEGLFEKYQPDVIFGMHVGLNMPGGQIAVRPGPAMAAVDMFELKVTGKQTHGARPWGGVDPIVTASQIIVGLQTIVARQTNITKAPAIVTVGKIDGGVRHNIIPDEVNLWGTIRNFDMNIRDDIHASIEKIATNIAESAGAKAELTIQEGYPVTVNDPELTAKMLPTLQRVSGETAVITPDLVTGAEDFSFFANEVPGVFLFLGSVEPGSDPKKAYSNHSPHFTIYEPTMQTGVRAFVNLTFDYMAMHLED
- a CDS encoding HEAT repeat domain-containing protein translates to MSAKPGIFKRIIGQLTGQYPTLSEDAVQTDDTSEAVLQPKTSKPQRSDELVVSGEIHKIKEFAYNKDGRMRHDALNKLAALNDPETLPILYARANDWVPEIRNKAISAIVDLTTKQNAAIFVKYLPNLYHLKKCTRWKHDGLVADIENYLMEQDNVIHLLDGISSKDQKLATACFRLVIDNELAPVEDFVLNGLKHNHQRIRIKCSHLLKDLEDDLRQKALDIAIRDRNVAVRREAFMQSIKSWGSEPLAKEKLFDPHHSIREIATLHLGKSGSDVQYTYLRHLNDEDPKTLRYAIWGIGFLKGKECVQLIKPFLEHENASVRHQAKITLESLSNAPERFLDTVEWNSIDTFY
- a CDS encoding EAL domain-containing protein, yielding MKSHRKELKQGEILFSEGDSPDYAYLIEHGVLEISSIQNGEHIVLGELTDGRLLGEMAVLDDSPRVASAVAKTDCVLIEIDKDQFLERLIKSDPVVRSLLASLLRRYRSTLANLKGESQTELFSDTNIFERVTIEKIRLEGQLRAAIQNDDLDVRYQPILDVESNKIAGYEALVRWDHPEHGQILPTEFVTLAEETSLIFEVGEYVIDTVCAAIKQFMQYSTDKVVPFVAVNISGRQLSHPGLIELITNRVEQNQIPEESFKLEITEGLALEHSEVQRTIQLCHQHGMRVALDDFGTGYSNLSLLHKLDFDTIKIDQAFASEILEDDRSLALVKSMVSMCKALNADVLVEGVENEVIFEILSNIGCKYAQGFFVGKPQKLEEVLEARLVG